A region from the Acidiferrobacter sp. SPIII_3 genome encodes:
- a CDS encoding DUF3034 family protein, translating to MKIISSITLLAAAIAVSPAALALPIMIEGAGGGGLNPWALIANGNSKKAVTPAVFGTYGTTPNYDVYSAGINLSISKYAEVYYAHQSMGLPQSLTSTLTSGAGSILPADVANENSIDQDIVGGKLQVYGGNGVIPALAVGMNYHMTSAPIPLALGAHANGADFYVAGTGIYPLLGSHIILDADIYITRSNYLGLLGQGGAGYRNYGAQGGASVGYFVRKDVVVGAEWRSFPGDNLFGAQSYLQTALHDPGVNLKQSDWYDGFIAYMPNPQFSVVAAILDLGNMVNIPGHSVNSNQTGFYLSTTAAF from the coding sequence ATGAAAATAATAAGCAGCATTACACTGCTGGCGGCCGCCATCGCGGTGTCGCCAGCGGCGCTGGCCCTGCCCATCATGATCGAAGGCGCGGGCGGCGGGGGGCTCAATCCATGGGCGTTGATCGCGAATGGCAATAGCAAGAAGGCGGTGACGCCCGCGGTATTCGGGACATACGGCACCACACCCAACTATGATGTCTACAGCGCTGGTATCAATCTCTCGATTTCGAAGTATGCGGAGGTCTATTATGCCCACCAGTCCATGGGCCTTCCGCAGTCCCTCACGAGCACCCTGACCTCGGGAGCCGGCTCCATCCTACCCGCTGACGTCGCGAACGAGAACAGCATCGATCAGGACATCGTCGGTGGTAAGTTGCAGGTCTACGGGGGCAACGGCGTCATCCCCGCCCTCGCCGTGGGCATGAATTACCATATGACATCGGCCCCCATCCCGCTAGCCCTCGGCGCCCATGCGAACGGCGCGGATTTCTATGTCGCCGGAACTGGAATCTATCCTTTGCTTGGCAGTCACATCATCTTGGACGCCGATATCTATATCACACGCTCCAATTATCTCGGCCTGCTCGGTCAAGGTGGCGCGGGTTATCGCAACTATGGGGCGCAAGGGGGTGCAAGTGTCGGCTATTTTGTGAGAAAGGACGTGGTGGTGGGTGCTGAGTGGCGTAGTTTCCCGGGCGACAACCTGTTCGGCGCCCAATCCTATCTGCAGACGGCGCTCCATGATCCCGGAGTGAATCTGAAACAAAGCGACTGGTATGACGGATTCATCGCCTACATGCCCAATCCACAGTTTTCTGTCGTGGCCGCCATCCTTGATCTGGGTAACATGGTCAATATCCCGGGCCACTCGGTCAACAGCAACCAGACGGGCTTTTATCTCAGCACGACGGCAGCCTTCTGA
- a CDS encoding ubiquinol oxidase subunit II yields MSAADLRFTILDVAVMLGIIVPTAIITTYFLLRYRKTNTNAAYDPRWSHSNLIELVVWAIPLLTVAMLGYESYKGTYAVNPYDPRMIKTKTASAAGPGHKPLNVDVITTDWQWLFVYPKQHIATANELVIPRGTPVVFHMTSATVVNDFFIPNLAGMIDIMPGMRTKQVLVADKIGQYKGYSANFSGAGFSWMGFKTHVVSAARFTHWTQSIQKSPRHMDYAQFNKFARPTTNIDGKTYAFSHVHARLFDQVIKGVLDGKVYTTRMPPPGAA; encoded by the coding sequence TTGTCGGCGGCCGATCTGCGATTCACGATCCTCGATGTCGCGGTCATGCTCGGGATCATCGTCCCCACGGCGATCATCACCACCTATTTTCTGCTGCGCTATCGCAAGACCAACACCAACGCCGCCTACGACCCTCGCTGGTCTCATTCGAATCTCATAGAATTGGTAGTGTGGGCGATCCCGTTGCTCACCGTGGCGATGCTCGGCTACGAGTCGTATAAGGGGACCTATGCGGTCAATCCCTATGATCCCCGCATGATCAAGACCAAGACGGCATCGGCCGCCGGCCCCGGGCACAAACCCCTGAACGTCGATGTCATCACCACCGACTGGCAATGGCTGTTCGTCTATCCGAAGCAGCATATCGCCACCGCCAATGAACTCGTGATCCCGCGCGGGACGCCGGTGGTGTTCCACATGACGTCGGCCACCGTCGTGAATGACTTCTTCATACCCAACTTGGCGGGCATGATCGACATCATGCCGGGCATGCGCACAAAGCAGGTGCTGGTGGCCGACAAGATCGGTCAATACAAGGGCTATTCCGCGAACTTCAGCGGCGCCGGCTTCTCGTGGATGGGGTTCAAGACGCATGTGGTGAGTGCCGCGCGCTTTACGCACTGGACGCAGTCGATCCAGAAGTCCCCGCGGCACATGGACTATGCGCAGTTCAACAAATTCGCCAGACCCACGACGAATATCGATGGCAAGACCTACGCGTTTTCGCATGTCCATGCGCGCCTCTTCGATCAGGTGATCAAGGGGGTGCTTGACGGCAAGGTCTATACCACGCGTATGCCGCCGCCCGGGGCCGCATAG
- a CDS encoding cbb3-type cytochrome c oxidase subunit I, whose product MMVNVQGPWSPLLGRLSLGAIPENPIIAGAFVFAAVLGAVILGYLTFGHKWGYLWREWLTTVDHKKIGVMYIIIGLVMLFRGFIDALMMRTQQVLACGPHSPGFLGAAHGYLVPYHFDQIYSAHGTIMILFAATPILVGLMNVIVPLQIGARDMAFPYLNALGLWLTAVGAALIMLSLFVGDFSHAGWVGLTPLTEIAYSPGVGVDYWMWAIQISSVGTTLGAANLIATIIKMRAPGMTWSRLPIFTWTALSTNIIALTSFPVLGVALGLLGADRYFGTHFFTAGFGGNLMLYSDLFWIWGHPEVYFVILPAFGMMSEIIPTFAEKPLFGYATMVAASFAIAGVSWSVWLHHFFTMGAGPQVNTFFSIATMVVGIPTGVKVFNWAFTVYRGRSRFDTPMLWAVGALFMLLLGGLTGMMLAMPPVNYSVHNSVFVVAHFHTMLMVVIYGIMGAVTFWFPKVFGFKLNEALGKRFFWFFTAGTIMVFIPMYTSGFMGMTRRLDYLSNPALLPFEIAEEIGIGFYVVSIYYFVRQLYVSIRDRASERVGADAWGSARTLEWLTPSPVPFYNYAVTPRVHARDELVWRREQGLAGATVAHYEDIPMPKNTPVPLIIGAFALGLGFGLVWRIWWLTDMSLLAIILTVIARSFVRDTDYVVKADLVQETERRLRRNAPEASREAHGGIDMFRPRESNP is encoded by the coding sequence ATTATGGTGAACGTGCAAGGACCCTGGAGCCCGCTCTTAGGGCGTCTATCGCTCGGGGCGATCCCGGAGAACCCCATTATCGCCGGGGCTTTCGTGTTCGCGGCCGTGCTCGGGGCGGTCATCCTCGGCTACCTCACCTTCGGGCACAAGTGGGGCTATCTGTGGCGTGAGTGGCTGACAACGGTCGATCACAAGAAGATCGGGGTCATGTACATCATCATCGGGCTCGTGATGCTGTTTCGCGGCTTCATCGACGCCCTCATGATGCGCACCCAGCAGGTTCTGGCCTGCGGGCCGCACTCACCGGGCTTCCTCGGGGCCGCGCACGGCTATCTCGTGCCCTACCATTTCGACCAGATCTACAGCGCGCATGGGACCATCATGATCCTGTTCGCCGCGACCCCGATCCTGGTCGGTCTCATGAATGTCATCGTGCCTTTGCAGATCGGGGCGCGCGACATGGCGTTCCCGTATCTCAACGCCCTTGGGTTGTGGCTGACCGCGGTGGGTGCGGCGCTCATCATGCTGTCGCTGTTTGTCGGGGACTTCTCGCATGCCGGGTGGGTCGGGCTCACGCCCTTGACCGAGATTGCCTACAGCCCCGGCGTCGGCGTGGACTACTGGATGTGGGCGATCCAGATATCGAGTGTCGGCACGACCCTGGGCGCGGCCAATCTCATCGCGACCATCATCAAGATGCGCGCCCCGGGCATGACCTGGTCGCGGCTACCGATCTTCACCTGGACTGCGCTTAGCACCAACATCATTGCGCTCACCTCGTTCCCGGTCCTCGGTGTGGCGCTGGGCCTGCTCGGCGCCGACCGCTATTTCGGGACGCACTTCTTTACCGCCGGGTTTGGCGGTAATCTCATGCTGTATTCGGATCTGTTCTGGATCTGGGGTCACCCGGAGGTGTATTTCGTGATCCTGCCGGCGTTCGGCATGATGTCGGAGATCATCCCGACGTTTGCCGAGAAGCCGCTCTTTGGCTACGCGACCATGGTGGCGGCGAGTTTTGCCATCGCCGGGGTGTCGTGGTCGGTGTGGCTGCATCACTTCTTCACCATGGGCGCGGGGCCGCAGGTCAATACCTTCTTCAGCATCGCCACCATGGTGGTGGGAATCCCGACGGGTGTGAAGGTCTTTAACTGGGCGTTCACGGTCTATCGTGGGCGCAGTCGCTTCGATACCCCCATGCTGTGGGCGGTGGGCGCGCTCTTCATGCTGCTCCTCGGAGGTCTCACCGGCATGATGCTGGCGATGCCGCCCGTCAACTACAGCGTCCATAACAGTGTGTTCGTGGTGGCGCATTTCCACACCATGCTGATGGTGGTGATCTACGGCATCATGGGCGCTGTGACCTTCTGGTTCCCGAAGGTCTTTGGCTTCAAATTGAATGAGGCCCTGGGCAAGCGCTTCTTCTGGTTCTTCACCGCCGGGACCATCATGGTGTTCATCCCCATGTATACCTCGGGCTTCATGGGCATGACCCGGCGCCTCGATTATCTCTCCAATCCGGCGCTGCTGCCCTTTGAGATCGCCGAAGAGATCGGCATCGGGTTCTATGTCGTGTCGATCTATTACTTCGTGCGCCAGCTTTATGTGAGCATACGCGATCGCGCCAGCGAGCGCGTGGGTGCCGATGCCTGGGGGAGTGCGCGCACGCTCGAGTGGCTGACGCCTTCGCCGGTACCGTTCTACAACTATGCCGTGACGCCGCGCGTGCATGCGCGCGATGAGCTCGTGTGGCGCCGCGAGCAGGGGCTTGCGGGGGCGACGGTCGCCCACTATGAGGACATCCCCATGCCCAAGAACACCCCGGTCCCGCTCATCATCGGGGCGTTCGCCCTGGGCCTTGGTTTCGGGCTCGTATGGCGGATATGGTGGCTCACCGACATGTCGCTGCTGGCCATCATTCTGACTGTGATCGCGCGCTCCTTTGTGCGCGATACGGACTATGTGGTGAAGGCCGACTTGGTGCAGGAGACGGAGCGGCGGCTTCGGCGCAACGCACCCGAGGCGTCACGCGAGGCGCACGGCGGGATCGATATGTTCCGTCCGCGGGAGTCGAATCCCTGA
- a CDS encoding cytochrome c oxidase subunit 3, whose amino-acid sequence MAVRWTLHTLVDPLSAYGETLAVFTSVLAYGGAMVALKHNNRTGVLFGLGAAFILGAVFLGLEVQDFAQLFHAGIYPQDSGYLSAFFALVMTHGLHMAFGLLWMAVLFVQVATQGFTDKTVYRLLNLKLFWHFQAVIWVLVFTFVDLRGML is encoded by the coding sequence ATGGCGGTGCGATGGACCCTCCACACCCTGGTGGACCCCTTGTCGGCCTACGGCGAGACCCTCGCGGTGTTCACAAGCGTGCTCGCCTATGGCGGTGCGATGGTGGCGTTGAAGCACAACAATCGCACCGGGGTGCTTTTCGGTCTGGGCGCGGCGTTTATCCTGGGCGCGGTGTTTCTGGGGCTCGAGGTCCAGGATTTCGCGCAGCTCTTCCATGCCGGCATCTACCCGCAAGACAGCGGCTATCTGTCGGCGTTTTTCGCGCTGGTCATGACCCATGGCCTGCACATGGCCTTCGGGCTTTTGTGGATGGCGGTGCTGTTCGTGCAGGTGGCCACCCAGGGCTTCACCGACAAGACCGTCTACCGGCTCTTGAACCTGAAGCTCTTCTGGCACTTCCAGGCCGTCATCTGGGTCCTGGTGTTCACCTTTGTCGATCTGCGAGGAATGCTGTAA
- a CDS encoding cytochrome O ubiquinol oxidase — MAHDAHDPLKHPEVQLASGRAYGAAFLIAIILMTVALYIARHQAVAPHTMLVLSGLAGLVVAVQLVLLLQLNLSSTQRWTTVSFVLAFPLFVIAVGLSMWMFHSLDARTMLMGLMH, encoded by the coding sequence ATGGCCCACGATGCCCATGATCCCTTGAAGCATCCCGAGGTCCAGCTGGCAAGCGGCCGGGCCTATGGGGCGGCGTTTCTGATCGCCATCATCCTCATGACCGTGGCGCTGTACATCGCCCGGCACCAGGCGGTCGCGCCCCACACCATGCTTGTGCTGTCGGGCCTGGCGGGGCTCGTGGTGGCGGTGCAATTGGTGCTGTTGCTGCAACTCAACCTGTCGTCGACCCAGCGCTGGACGACCGTGTCATTCGTGCTGGCCTTTCCGTTGTTTGTGATCGCCGTAGGACTCAGTATGTGGATGTTCCATTCCCTGGATGCGCGCACCATGCTCATGGGGCTCATGCACTAG
- a CDS encoding heme o synthase — translation MTAKAVKGPVAPATGGSVAMAVVRDLLVLAKARVVSLLVFTGAVGAVLAPGFSRHLLGAGAGLLGIALAGGAGGVINQLIEPSLDQHMRRTRRRPLAVGRISRPHAMMFAAALFATSVLVLLLATNLWTLAFTLIGTLGYGVIYTVYLKPNTPWNIVWGGIGGALPPIIGWTAAGGAPDALLPWSLVALVSVWTPAHFWPLAICCREDYAKACIPMLPVTHGVDRTRREIVKYAIATLIVSLIPVIANQNILYAVAAAGLGFYYLGMTLKLRRMPVDDGMDRYARRVFQVSISYLFALFTLLVIGHYMGPSGVVREAGTAVGALGHHILG, via the coding sequence ATGACAGCAAAGGCAGTGAAGGGACCGGTGGCCCCGGCCACGGGTGGCAGTGTCGCGATGGCCGTGGTCCGCGACCTCTTGGTGCTCGCCAAGGCGCGCGTGGTCTCGTTGCTGGTGTTCACAGGCGCGGTCGGGGCGGTGTTGGCCCCAGGCTTTTCGCGGCATCTCCTGGGTGCAGGCGCGGGCCTCCTGGGCATCGCGCTGGCCGGCGGTGCGGGCGGGGTCATCAATCAGCTGATCGAGCCATCGCTGGATCAGCACATGCGCCGTACCCGTCGGCGGCCGCTCGCTGTCGGTCGGATCTCGCGACCTCACGCCATGATGTTCGCCGCCGCACTGTTCGCGACATCAGTGCTTGTGCTGTTGTTGGCGACCAATCTCTGGACGCTTGCCTTCACGCTCATCGGCACCCTCGGTTACGGGGTGATCTATACGGTCTACCTGAAGCCCAATACCCCCTGGAATATCGTATGGGGCGGTATCGGCGGCGCACTGCCACCGATCATAGGCTGGACGGCCGCCGGCGGCGCGCCCGACGCGCTGCTGCCCTGGAGTCTGGTGGCGCTGGTGTCGGTGTGGACCCCGGCGCATTTCTGGCCGCTTGCGATCTGCTGCCGTGAGGACTACGCGAAGGCCTGCATCCCGATGCTGCCGGTGACGCATGGTGTCGACCGCACGCGCCGCGAGATCGTGAAATACGCCATCGCCACCCTCATCGTGAGCCTGATCCCGGTCATCGCCAACCAGAACATCCTGTACGCGGTGGCGGCCGCCGGTCTCGGGTTCTATTACCTCGGCATGACCCTGAAACTGCGACGCATGCCCGTGGATGACGGGATGGATCGCTATGCGCGGCGTGTGTTTCAGGTCTCGATCAGTTACCTCTTCGCCCTGTTCACCTTGCTCGTCATCGGTCATTACATGGGCCCGAGCGGCGTCGTGCGCGAGGCTGGCACGGCGGTGGGCGCCCTCGGCCATCACATCCTAGGCTAG
- a CDS encoding PQQ-binding-like beta-propeller repeat protein: MPIRRFRLATSMLGLAVASAAWAAPLSVPHDPGNNPLDPFGPFATVYFPRNVPAPADRVGPKRWTHAYGGPNHNAAFAVSAHAPAWIRKGVSWNFPEARAWPLTDKRPFGARIYGVKEALPVQTQFYGNALGVSVVGGVVYAESDDTFAYAVNARTGRLIWRASPVGNNLMGNPLVNANRVYLSAGSVSFNFANVTLYARDPHAAGRGKDIDYNGVYCLNAHNGKLLWYFPTAGDAMPTPAYAYGSLYISTGDGNIYAISARTGHKRWVTHVGGIANMSSPAAWHHRVFVSMSVIPDLYALDARTGRVLWKASIPGAANTGMGDVSPAVRHGIVVMDAVADPRLVDGHPTLTTIVRAYNARTGKVLWTHNMGRGHKVPAFKGGVPMIIHGMVYVGSPITSDYEAINARTGHVAWTWHVPNAGPAGAGRGAPTYYQGVLYISTGPDVYALNPKTGQVLGHRHIGGRFGIVSPTIVGGTIYLGNSWDWINALPVKSVNPHFQVRP; encoded by the coding sequence ATGCCGATACGCCGTTTTCGACTCGCCACCAGCATGCTCGGGCTCGCGGTTGCATCCGCCGCCTGGGCCGCGCCCTTGAGCGTCCCGCACGACCCCGGCAACAACCCCCTGGACCCCTTCGGACCGTTCGCGACCGTCTATTTCCCGCGCAATGTGCCGGCCCCTGCCGATCGCGTGGGGCCCAAGCGCTGGACCCACGCCTATGGCGGCCCGAATCATAACGCCGCGTTCGCCGTATCCGCGCACGCACCGGCGTGGATCCGCAAGGGCGTGTCCTGGAATTTCCCTGAGGCGCGCGCCTGGCCCCTCACCGACAAACGGCCGTTTGGGGCACGCATCTATGGCGTGAAGGAGGCCTTGCCGGTACAGACCCAGTTCTACGGCAACGCCCTGGGGGTGTCGGTGGTCGGGGGCGTGGTCTACGCGGAGAGCGATGACACCTTCGCCTATGCGGTCAATGCCCGCACCGGACGCCTGATCTGGCGGGCAAGCCCGGTCGGCAACAACCTCATGGGCAATCCGCTCGTGAATGCCAACCGCGTCTACCTGTCGGCGGGCAGCGTGTCGTTCAATTTCGCGAACGTCACCCTCTATGCCCGCGACCCTCACGCCGCCGGGCGTGGCAAGGACATCGATTACAATGGCGTCTACTGTCTGAACGCCCACAACGGCAAGCTGCTGTGGTATTTCCCCACCGCCGGCGACGCCATGCCCACACCGGCCTATGCCTATGGGTCGCTCTATATCAGTACCGGGGATGGCAATATCTATGCGATCAGCGCGCGCACCGGTCATAAACGCTGGGTGACCCACGTCGGCGGGATCGCCAATATGTCGAGCCCGGCCGCCTGGCACCACCGCGTGTTCGTGTCCATGTCCGTAATCCCCGACCTCTACGCCCTGGATGCCCGTACCGGCCGGGTACTGTGGAAGGCGAGCATCCCGGGGGCCGCCAATACCGGCATGGGCGATGTCTCACCGGCGGTCCGTCATGGTATCGTCGTCATGGATGCGGTGGCCGATCCACGCCTGGTAGACGGCCACCCGACGCTTACCACCATCGTGCGCGCCTATAACGCCCGCACCGGAAAGGTCCTGTGGACCCACAATATGGGGCGCGGCCACAAGGTCCCGGCCTTCAAGGGCGGCGTGCCCATGATCATCCATGGTATGGTCTACGTCGGCTCGCCGATCACCTCCGACTATGAGGCGATCAACGCGCGCACCGGTCACGTGGCATGGACCTGGCATGTACCGAACGCAGGCCCCGCAGGCGCCGGACGCGGTGCGCCGACCTACTACCAGGGCGTTCTCTATATCTCGACGGGTCCCGATGTCTACGCCCTGAATCCCAAGACCGGGCAGGTCCTTGGCCACCGCCATATCGGAGGGCGTTTCGGGATCGTGAGCCCGACCATCGTCGGCGGCACGATATATCTCGGCAATTCGTGGGACTGGATCAACGCCCTGCCGGTGAAGAGCGTAAATCCGCACTTCCAGGTGCGTCCGTGA
- a CDS encoding NAD(P)-dependent oxidoreductase, translating into MRIGFVGLGAMGRGLAGRLAKAGHEVRAWNRTPPPPDLPGAGVTVVPALSDLAASEVVVSMLAHDGAVREVFLEGGLLETLPAGAVHVNMATVSVALARELADRHVARGLAYVAAPVLGRPDAAAEGRLHLLVAGPDAAIARLEGLWAVLGQRVWRFGDRPESANGAKIASNLALACAIEAMGEAAALAEAHGVAAGPYLEMLTATLFASPAFKLYGTLIAEDRFEPAGFRLAHGLKDVNLALAAGAEASLPLAFASIMRDQFLDCLAHGEGDRDWSAVVNAGRRRAGRV; encoded by the coding sequence ATGCGTATAGGTTTCGTGGGGCTCGGGGCCATGGGCCGGGGTCTGGCTGGGCGGCTTGCCAAGGCCGGACATGAGGTGCGCGCCTGGAACCGGACGCCGCCACCTCCGGACCTTCCGGGGGCGGGGGTGACGGTCGTGCCGGCGCTGTCCGATCTCGCCGCAAGCGAGGTGGTGGTGTCCATGCTCGCGCACGATGGCGCGGTACGCGAGGTGTTTCTCGAAGGGGGTCTGCTGGAGACGCTGCCCGCGGGCGCGGTGCACGTCAACATGGCGACTGTTTCCGTCGCGCTCGCGCGCGAGCTTGCCGACCGTCACGTGGCACGCGGGCTCGCCTATGTGGCGGCCCCGGTGTTGGGGCGCCCGGATGCGGCCGCCGAGGGCCGGCTGCACCTGCTGGTGGCGGGCCCGGATGCGGCGATCGCGCGTCTTGAGGGTCTGTGGGCGGTCCTTGGCCAACGCGTGTGGCGGTTCGGTGATCGGCCGGAAAGCGCCAATGGCGCGAAGATCGCCAGCAATCTTGCGCTGGCCTGCGCGATCGAGGCCATGGGTGAGGCCGCGGCGCTCGCCGAGGCCCATGGCGTTGCCGCCGGCCCCTATCTCGAGATGCTGACTGCGACCTTGTTTGCGTCACCGGCCTTCAAGTTGTACGGGACGCTGATCGCCGAGGATCGGTTCGAGCCCGCGGGTTTCCGTCTGGCGCACGGGCTGAAGGACGTGAACCTCGCGCTCGCCGCGGGCGCCGAGGCCTCCCTGCCGTTGGCCTTCGCGAGCATCATGCGTGACCAGTTCCTGGACTGCCTCGCCCATGGCGAGGGCGATCGGGACTGGTCGGCGGTGGTGAATGCCGGTCGGCGCCGCGCCGGGCGAGTCTGA
- a CDS encoding potassium transporter Kup has translation MTEDAKPGVPWMALAALGVVFGDIGTSPLYTLSACLAALSMPATPAHLLAIISLILWTLILVVAVKYAWFVMRADEHGEGGVMVITALAARGQPEGSRTRWAIFALGLLGASLFYGDGAVTPAISVLSALQGMEVASARLTPLVVPLSVGIIVGLFWIQRRGTAAISRFFGPAMLAWFVILLISGVAWLAQAPSVIRAFDPWLGLHILMTHGAGGFTILGAVVLAVTGAEALYADLGHFGARPIRLAWYFVVLPALAFNYLGQGALLILHPTAAQNPFFKMFPGWATIPMVLVSGIATVIASQSIITGAYSATRQASMLGYLPRLTIRHTSASERGQIYLPGLNWALMIAVILIILAFRSSDALSFAYGTAVTGTMLFTTILVFFVARQSWRWPLWKAGLFSGFFVLIDGVFFSANVVKFIAGGWVPVTIGLAVFTLMSTWRRGRKLLTQALSPESLSIPEFLGMITASSVNRVPGTAVFLTVRAGGTPHTLLHNLKHNKVLHERVVILTIQFESTPRIPRAERAAVRDYGKGLYGLTARYGFMEHPDIPALLAGVALPFTWNPADTTYFVSRQHILPKAGGSLALWRQRLFAVMLKASATAIDFFRLPANQVMELGDIIELPDHLQKSLTDP, from the coding sequence ATGACAGAAGACGCTAAACCAGGAGTCCCGTGGATGGCCCTGGCGGCCCTGGGCGTGGTGTTCGGGGACATCGGCACGAGCCCGCTCTATACCCTGAGCGCATGCCTGGCGGCACTGTCGATGCCCGCCACCCCCGCGCACCTGCTCGCCATCATCTCGCTCATCCTGTGGACCCTGATCCTGGTGGTGGCCGTCAAGTACGCCTGGTTCGTCATGCGCGCCGACGAGCACGGCGAGGGCGGGGTCATGGTCATCACCGCACTGGCCGCGCGCGGGCAACCCGAGGGATCGCGCACGCGCTGGGCCATCTTTGCCCTCGGTCTCCTCGGGGCCTCGCTGTTCTACGGGGACGGGGCGGTCACCCCGGCGATCTCGGTGCTCTCAGCGCTGCAGGGCATGGAGGTCGCGTCGGCACGCCTCACTCCACTGGTGGTGCCGCTATCGGTGGGCATCATCGTCGGGCTTTTCTGGATACAAAGGCGCGGCACCGCGGCCATAAGCCGGTTCTTCGGCCCGGCCATGCTCGCTTGGTTTGTGATCCTGCTCATCTCCGGGGTGGCATGGCTGGCGCAGGCCCCGTCCGTGATCCGCGCATTCGATCCGTGGCTTGGCCTGCATATCCTGATGACACACGGCGCCGGGGGCTTTACCATCCTGGGAGCGGTGGTGCTCGCGGTCACCGGCGCCGAGGCGCTGTACGCCGACCTCGGCCATTTTGGGGCGCGCCCGATCCGGCTCGCGTGGTACTTCGTGGTGCTTCCGGCGCTCGCCTTCAACTATCTCGGGCAAGGGGCGCTGCTCATCCTGCATCCGACGGCCGCACAGAACCCGTTTTTCAAGATGTTTCCGGGATGGGCCACGATCCCCATGGTGCTGGTCTCCGGGATCGCCACGGTCATTGCCTCGCAATCGATCATCACCGGCGCCTACTCCGCGACCCGCCAGGCCTCCATGCTCGGCTATCTGCCACGGCTCACCATCCGCCATACCTCGGCAAGCGAACGCGGTCAGATCTATCTGCCGGGCCTGAACTGGGCGTTGATGATCGCCGTCATCCTCATCATTCTCGCGTTCCGGTCATCCGATGCCCTGAGCTTCGCCTACGGCACGGCGGTCACCGGGACCATGCTCTTTACCACCATCCTGGTGTTTTTCGTGGCCCGCCAGAGCTGGCGCTGGCCGCTATGGAAGGCCGGTCTGTTCTCGGGATTCTTCGTGCTCATAGACGGGGTCTTTTTCAGTGCCAACGTCGTAAAATTCATCGCCGGCGGCTGGGTACCGGTCACCATCGGGCTTGCGGTCTTCACCCTGATGTCGACCTGGCGGCGCGGCCGCAAACTCTTGACGCAGGCGCTCTCGCCCGAGTCTCTGTCGATACCAGAATTCCTGGGCATGATCACCGCCAGCAGCGTCAACCGGGTGCCCGGAACGGCGGTATTCCTGACTGTACGCGCAGGCGGTACCCCCCATACCCTGCTGCACAACCTCAAGCACAACAAGGTCCTGCACGAGCGGGTCGTGATCCTGACCATCCAGTTCGAGTCCACGCCACGCATCCCACGTGCCGAACGCGCGGCGGTCCGCGACTATGGTAAAGGGCTTTACGGTCTCACCGCTCGCTATGGTTTCATGGAACACCCGGACATCCCCGCGCTGTTGGCGGGCGTCGCGCTTCCATTCACCTGGAATCCCGCCGACACTACCTACTTCGTCTCGCGCCAACACATCCTGCCCAAGGCCGGAGGCTCGCTCGCCTTGTGGCGCCAGCGCCTGTTCGCGGTCATGCTCAAGGCCTCGGCCACCGCCATCGACTTCTTCCGCCTGCCGGCCAACCAGGTCATGGAGCTCGGCGACATCATCGAGCTCCCCGACCACCTCCAGAAATCCCTCACGGATCCCTGA
- a CDS encoding Druantia anti-phage system protein DruA, which yields MAETFVDPTRFTGHCYRAAHWIDVGLTTGRGREDRHHERHGASPKRVLVYPLVPDARQRLLQAP from the coding sequence TTGGCTGAGACCTTTGTTGATCCCACACGCTTTACGGGCCACTGCTACCGCGCGGCCCACTGGATCGACGTCGGTCTCACCACGGGCCGCGGCCGTGAGGATCGCCATCACGAACGCCATGGGGCAAGCCCCAAGCGCGTCCTGGTCTACCCGCTGGTGCCCGATGCCCGACAAAGGCTCCTGCAAGCCCCGTAA